Within the Paenibacillus sp. AN1007 genome, the region GCTTAAATGTTCCATCCTCTTCAATGAGGCGTGCATAGTGGCCTGTAGCTACATAATCTGCGCCGAGATCCAGCGCTTTGTTCAGAAATTCACCAAATTTGATCTCACGGTTACACATGACATCCGGGTTCGGCGTGCGACCCGACTTATATTCATCAAGGAAATAGGTAAATACTTTATCGAAGTATTCTTTCTCGAAGTTGACAGTGTAGTACGGAATGCCGATCTGTTCGCACACCCGGCGCACATCCTCTGAATCTTCTTCAGCAGTGCAGTGGCCGAACTCGTCTGTATCATCCCAGTTTTTCATGAAAATGCCGATGACATCGTAACCCTGCTCTTTCAGAAGCAGTGCGGTAACGGATGAATCCACACCTCCGGACATGCCAACGACGACCCGTGTGTTTTCATTAGCTTTGGACATCGTTATCACCATTTCTATATATAAATGTGTTTCGTTACTATTCTAGCATAACCCGAACGAACTTACGATACACCCGGCCAATTTTGGATAGTGTCCACTCCAGGCGTACATTTCGGGATATCGTCAATCTTTCTTTTCCATAACACATGCAGATATGTTAACATTACTTGAGGGTTATGATCGGAATACGGAGGATTAGAAGGTTGAGACCTGTTCTCCCTGAAGTTCGCCTGGCGGAATCACGGAATTAACGGTCATGAACCACTTTGAGAAATACCATAAAGAACAGCGATGCGAACAATAAACCATGATGTTCCGCCTTGTTTTTTTGAAAATTGAAAGAGGTGACTCCTTTGAAAATATCGACAAAAGGCCGTTACGGCCTCACAATCATGATGGAGCTGGCTGCCAGAACCGGCGAAGGCCCCACATCACTGAAAAGCATTGCCGAGCGCAACCAGCTCTCGGAGCATTATTTGGAGCAGTTGATTGCACCGCTGCGCAATGCCGGATTGGTCAAGAGCATCCGCGGTGCATATGGCGGTTACATTCTGGCCGGAGACCCTGCAGCAGTAACGGCAGGGGATGTTATTCGTGTACTGGAGGGACCCATTTCACCAGTAGACTTTACCGAGGAAGATGATCCCGCGAAGCGTGATCTGTGGCTGCGCATCCGTGACGGCATTGCGGAAGTGCTGGATTCGACAACGCTGAAAGACCTGATTACATTTGAAGATCAGGAGAAGAAAGATAGTTATATGTTCTACATTTAGGAAGAAATTAGATGATCATCCAGAGGACACACTAAAGCCCCCATATTGGGGGCTTTAACCATGCCAACGGAGAATAAAGCTTGCTTTTACTAATGATTTGAACATAAAAATGAAATCCAACAACCAATGAGGTGACAAACTATGAAACGTATATATCTGGATCACGCCGCTTCGACACCCATGCATCCACGCGTCGCTGAAGTGATGATGAATGTCATGACCAATCAATACGGTAATCCGTCCAGTATCCACGCCTTTGGGCGAGAAGCCAAACGGACGGTTAGTGGAGCAAGGGACTTTATCGCAGCGTCTTTGGGATGCAGCCCCGATGAGCTTGTTTTTACGGGCGGTGGAACAGAGAGTGACAACCTGGCCATATTTGGCGCAGTGGCTTCCAGAGCAGAGAAGGGAAAACATGTGATCACTACGGCGATTGAACATCACGCTGTGCTGCATTCGTGTCAGGAACTAGAGCGGCAGGGATATGAAGTGACCTATCTGCCTGTGGACGAATCGGGGCGCATTAATCTGGAACAGCTGCAAGAAGCCGTTCGACCGGACACTGTGCTGATTACGATGATGTATGCCAATAATGAAGTAGGGACGATTCAGCCTATCCGTGAAGTTGGAGAACTGGCACGCCAGCATCATATTTTATTCCACACGGATGCAGTTCAGGCGCTGGGCAGCCAGCCGATCTCCTGCAAAGACCTGCCTGTGGATCTCGTCAGCTTCTCGGCACATAAAATTAATGGACCGCAGGGTGTTGGTGCATTGTATGTCAGACGCGGCGTTACATTGGAAGCCAGATCTCACGGTGGATTGCAGGAACGACAACGTCGTGCAGGCACGGAGAACATGGCTGGGATTGCCGGGTTTGCAGAGGCACTGAAATGGATCACGGAACAGGGAGACGAGCATCTGCAGCATGCCTTGGAACTGCGAAAGCTGCTGCTTGATCAGCTTGCTGTTCATGTGGGCGCAGAACATTTTCATGTCAACGGACATCCGGAGCATACTCTTCCCAATATTCTTAATATCAGCTTCCCCGAGGTATCTACCGAAACGATGCTGATGAATCTGGATATGGAGGGTATAGCCGCAGCCAGCGGTTCGGCCTGTACTTCAGGTTCGCTTGAAGTATCCCATGTGCTGAAAGCAATGAATTTACCAGAGGCATTTTTACAGACTGCGATTCGATTTAGCTGGGGCTTGGGTAATACTACAAAAGAAATCATCACAACCGCCGAAAAAATTGGAACCATTCTTGAACGGCTGCGTAATAGACCTTAAGGGGCTCTTTACGCATGGAACAAAAGGAGGGAAGAAGTTCCATTTCATCGGTTGGATAGAAGCGGTTTGATGACCGGCGTTTGACTGCCACTCATCAACTTTGGGCATACCTAGCAATAGCGCCGCGCCTATACAATGTGAAGAAGATGAGGGGGACCCAGCGATGAAGCTTCAGGAAATGATCGGACTTGCCGTTTTTGATGTTGAGGATGGGAAGCAGGTCGGTAAAATCCAGGATTTCATTGTGAACGATGATTGGGAGATTGAAGGCATTGAACTTGAGAATAAAGGCCTGTTTACCAATCATGTGAAAATAGTGCAATGGGAAGATATCGTTGCCTATGGCGAAGATGCCGTCATGATCCGTAATCAACAGGCTGTCCGCAAGACGGGGGCCGACGACATAAAATACACGTACCTCCTCGGTCGTTCGAAATTAAAGGAGATGTCCGTGCTCACCGAAGAAGGATTGCTGCTCGGACGAGTCTCTGATGTTTATTTTGACCAGGAGTTGGGAAATACAATAATAGGGATTGAAATTACGGACGGTTTTGTGTCCGATCTGATCGAGGGCCGTAAATGGCTGCCATGTACAAGTGATATGTCTATCGGAGAAAGTGCCATAATGGTGCCGCCGCTGAGTGAACAGCGCTTGGAAAATGCCATTCATTCTGTTAACGGATAGGTGAATGAATATGAAATGTCCAAATTGTAGTTCGAAAGATATCGGAAAAATTGGCTCCCATCAGTTTTACTGCTGGGGATGCTTTATTGAATTAACGGTAAATGGTGAGAAAATGTCTGTGTACCAAGTGGAAGAAGACGGCACATTAAGCTCTCTGGATGATTTGTTCTTTGGAGAAGAGCTGCCGCAGGATTTTCCTCACATTCATGCTTCTTCTTAAAGAAGCAGTTTAACTTCCTCTATATGCGGTTTTGTGACAACAACTGTCATTTTACGCTGCTGC harbors:
- a CDS encoding Rrf2 family transcriptional regulator translates to MKISTKGRYGLTIMMELAARTGEGPTSLKSIAERNQLSEHYLEQLIAPLRNAGLVKSIRGAYGGYILAGDPAAVTAGDVIRVLEGPISPVDFTEEDDPAKRDLWLRIRDGIAEVLDSTTLKDLITFEDQEKKDSYMFYI
- a CDS encoding cysteine desulfurase family protein yields the protein MKRIYLDHAASTPMHPRVAEVMMNVMTNQYGNPSSIHAFGREAKRTVSGARDFIAASLGCSPDELVFTGGGTESDNLAIFGAVASRAEKGKHVITTAIEHHAVLHSCQELERQGYEVTYLPVDESGRINLEQLQEAVRPDTVLITMMYANNEVGTIQPIREVGELARQHHILFHTDAVQALGSQPISCKDLPVDLVSFSAHKINGPQGVGALYVRRGVTLEARSHGGLQERQRRAGTENMAGIAGFAEALKWITEQGDEHLQHALELRKLLLDQLAVHVGAEHFHVNGHPEHTLPNILNISFPEVSTETMLMNLDMEGIAAASGSACTSGSLEVSHVLKAMNLPEAFLQTAIRFSWGLGNTTKEIITTAEKIGTILERLRNRP
- a CDS encoding PRC-barrel domain-containing protein; its protein translation is MKLQEMIGLAVFDVEDGKQVGKIQDFIVNDDWEIEGIELENKGLFTNHVKIVQWEDIVAYGEDAVMIRNQQAVRKTGADDIKYTYLLGRSKLKEMSVLTEEGLLLGRVSDVYFDQELGNTIIGIEITDGFVSDLIEGRKWLPCTSDMSIGESAIMVPPLSEQRLENAIHSVNG